In the genome of Coraliomargarita algicola, one region contains:
- a CDS encoding ATP-binding protein has translation MDETLKWERRLKRERAARREAERLLEVKSYDLYKKTCELDELVTSQQLTIEARTRDLAQTSAQAVMLFDAVSHTDNGVLITGPENTVIWANKATQRISGYSPDDLIGHKPGDLLQGPDSSEETRQYMRDKITAREPFEVEILNYTKKSKRPYWAHIQATPVFDENKTFKYFIAIQSDITEARKTKERLDQEIDRANQLAEKAEEANQAKTRFLATMSHELRTPLNGIIGYSQVLENERTLDAKQVNQIRIIRRSGEHLLALINDLLDVSKIEQGGHRLSPTRFDLEGMLNSVLDIIQSKADEKQLLLRKLYSTHDLLASDARICLIADSRALRQVLLNLLGNAIKFTEEGSVSLNVDLLWLKDDRGRVRFEVTDTGRGIPSDKRAQLFKPFRQVDEARDVVNGSGLGLYIAQKFVMLMGGEIQIESTVLEGSCFYFELELPIEISQDSTPSTAEPNDFKGDGFPLAYSGATKRILIVDDVKDNRLLLNDLLAPVGFELDVAENGHEALRLIQKNKYDLVLSDVIMPFMSGYELVEAVRADPKIASTPIFAISASLMQLSAMEKQRMRKFDNFIAKPVNANELFDAIRAPLKIDWLYSNSVKRVPTAGAGDDTTADTDADLLKHPMEKTKQELLMLARIGDVKSLLQRLPDLQELDAAAAINVETYLKNYKMDQVITELESSFGRMPHA, from the coding sequence ATGGATGAGACTCTAAAGTGGGAACGTCGGCTCAAACGTGAGCGTGCTGCGCGTCGCGAAGCGGAGCGTTTACTAGAGGTTAAAAGTTATGATCTCTATAAAAAGACTTGTGAACTCGACGAACTGGTAACCAGCCAGCAACTCACAATTGAAGCGCGCACCCGGGACTTGGCACAAACCAGTGCTCAAGCCGTCATGCTGTTTGATGCGGTCAGCCATACGGATAACGGAGTCTTGATCACGGGGCCTGAGAATACAGTGATTTGGGCCAATAAGGCGACCCAGCGCATCTCCGGCTACAGTCCGGACGATTTGATTGGCCACAAGCCAGGTGATTTATTGCAAGGGCCGGATTCTTCCGAGGAAACCAGGCAATATATGCGTGATAAAATCACTGCGCGCGAGCCCTTCGAAGTTGAAATTCTAAATTACACGAAAAAGTCTAAAAGACCGTACTGGGCACATATCCAAGCCACGCCGGTCTTCGATGAGAACAAGACTTTCAAATATTTCATTGCGATCCAATCCGACATAACTGAAGCGCGAAAGACCAAGGAACGCTTGGACCAGGAAATCGATCGAGCCAATCAGCTCGCGGAAAAGGCAGAAGAAGCCAACCAGGCAAAAACCCGTTTCCTGGCCACGATGAGCCATGAACTCAGAACACCGCTCAATGGTATCATCGGCTATTCTCAGGTGTTGGAGAACGAGCGCACACTGGATGCTAAACAAGTGAATCAGATCCGCATCATACGTCGCAGCGGCGAGCATTTACTGGCACTGATCAACGACCTATTGGACGTTTCCAAAATCGAGCAAGGTGGACACCGGCTCAGCCCGACCCGCTTTGACTTAGAAGGAATGCTTAATAGCGTTCTAGATATTATACAATCAAAGGCCGATGAGAAACAATTGCTGCTACGCAAGCTGTATTCCACTCATGATTTACTCGCGAGTGATGCACGCATTTGCCTGATTGCAGATTCACGGGCCTTACGACAGGTATTATTAAATTTACTCGGAAATGCGATTAAGTTTACAGAAGAAGGTTCGGTTTCGCTGAATGTCGACTTACTCTGGCTCAAGGACGACCGAGGACGTGTACGATTTGAGGTCACAGACACGGGGCGTGGCATTCCCAGTGACAAACGCGCGCAGTTGTTTAAACCCTTCCGCCAAGTGGATGAGGCGCGTGATGTTGTCAACGGCTCAGGTTTAGGCCTGTATATTGCTCAGAAGTTCGTCATGTTGATGGGAGGCGAGATTCAAATCGAAAGCACCGTGCTCGAAGGGAGCTGTTTTTACTTCGAGCTGGAGCTCCCAATCGAAATATCGCAGGACTCCACGCCTTCAACTGCGGAGCCGAACGATTTCAAAGGTGACGGCTTCCCGCTCGCCTATTCAGGTGCGACGAAGCGCATACTGATCGTCGACGACGTCAAAGACAACCGCTTACTGCTGAATGATTTATTGGCGCCAGTTGGCTTTGAACTGGATGTGGCTGAAAATGGGCATGAAGCCTTGCGATTGATACAAAAAAATAAATACGACTTAGTGCTTAGCGATGTGATCATGCCATTTATGAGTGGCTATGAGCTGGTGGAAGCCGTGCGTGCGGACCCTAAAATCGCATCCACTCCAATCTTTGCGATATCTGCCAGTTTGATGCAGCTCTCTGCGATGGAGAAGCAGCGGATGCGTAAATTTGATAATTTCATCGCCAAACCAGTGAATGCGAACGAGCTCTTTGATGCCATTCGTGCGCCCCTGAAGATCGATTGGCTGTATTCCAACAGTGTCAAGCGTGTGCCGACCGCAGGCGCAGGGGATGATACCACAGCGGACACAGATGCGGATCTGCTCAAACACCCGATGGAAAAGACGAAACAAGAACTGTTAATGTTGGCTCGTATAGGTGATGTTAAATCTTTGCTGCAACGATTGCCCGACTTGCAAGAACTGGATGCCGCCGCTGCCATAAATGTTGAAACTTATTTGAAGAATTATAAAATGGATCAAGTGATTACCGAACTCGAATCGTCTTTTGGAAGGATGCCACATGCTTAA
- a CDS encoding ATP-binding response regulator: MLKPRTIMLVDDSAASIDVLFDMLDSQGHRVLIAENGEAAVKRCHLAKPDIIFMNTILPGIDGFECCRRIQADEAIAATPVIMMSDAADDGELRSQGFKSGACAYISKPVIQEEVSAILKNQFELIELREQIKTADGTENRSMEEFDVVVDFIAHDMKSPIVCITGFAEEMAEQFEEVEVDPEWHEFLGYIHRSANDIDLILEALVLFKNLRTREWQEPETITLESLFDGVVSRYNQCESNLPLELDANYNDQSVVTHPALLEELIYILFRNFANLIKTEGPLQITVETEQSHNGHPLLRLNSNTRAMAESELSHLLEPLQGTTRKRVKDVNIQMLCVQKMIAYLAINAWAEHGPDESLTVCLDLEAGN, encoded by the coding sequence ATGCTTAAGCCTCGTACTATAATGCTGGTCGACGACAGTGCTGCCAGCATCGACGTTCTATTTGATATGCTCGACAGCCAGGGGCATCGTGTGCTGATTGCGGAAAACGGAGAAGCGGCGGTCAAACGCTGCCATTTGGCCAAGCCAGATATCATTTTCATGAATACCATATTGCCGGGCATCGATGGATTTGAATGCTGCCGACGCATTCAGGCAGATGAAGCAATCGCTGCAACTCCTGTGATTATGATGTCGGATGCAGCTGATGATGGAGAGCTGAGAAGCCAGGGTTTTAAGTCCGGGGCCTGTGCTTATATCTCTAAGCCAGTGATCCAGGAAGAAGTTTCAGCAATCTTAAAAAACCAATTCGAGCTGATCGAGTTGCGTGAACAAATCAAGACGGCGGATGGCACAGAGAATCGATCTATGGAGGAGTTTGATGTTGTGGTGGACTTCATCGCTCATGACATGAAGAGTCCGATCGTCTGCATCACAGGTTTCGCTGAGGAGATGGCGGAACAGTTCGAAGAGGTGGAAGTAGACCCAGAATGGCATGAGTTTCTGGGCTACATACATCGATCCGCAAACGACATCGACCTAATCCTTGAAGCGCTGGTCTTATTTAAAAACCTAAGAACGCGTGAGTGGCAAGAGCCGGAAACGATTACACTCGAAAGTCTGTTTGACGGTGTGGTCTCCCGTTACAATCAGTGTGAAAGCAACCTGCCACTGGAGTTGGACGCGAATTATAATGACCAGTCCGTGGTCACGCACCCGGCACTACTGGAAGAGCTGATCTATATTTTGTTCCGCAATTTTGCGAATTTAATAAAAACTGAAGGTCCCTTGCAGATCACAGTGGAGACAGAGCAGAGCCATAATGGCCACCCACTCTTACGCTTAAACAGCAACACCCGCGCGATGGCGGAGTCTGAGCTTTCCCACCTGCTGGAACCTTTACAGGGAACCACGCGTAAACGAGTGAAAGACGTCAATATCCAGATGCTATGTGTGCAAAAAATGATCGCCTACTTAGCAATCAACGCATGGGCCGAACACGGTCCGGATGAGTCCTTAACGGTCTGCCTGGATCTCGAAGCTGGAAACTAA
- a CDS encoding SpoIIE family protein phosphatase, whose translation MHQETALYITEFTLTTDVKQVSTIRDRFVNFLSSQGLNESEKDGWKLVFTELVNNAIEHGSSAHPERKIYVRWWATMNSVWLETEDAGEGPPKEVIDNPCLPKDPLAEGGRGLFIIQEFADQFDHWYSSRGYMAKICKSYKRLNNVLPLNPEMDAILDELSDCYENLSLFDRMAANLLQDERIDQFVQSGLNMFMDARDYSAIHLELYQPNKNSIYQWISSIESYGLFGHINADALESLQLNDSINWSPKRRNCPFSHAETYPVGFCVPMYVGDEIVGLIAVGCEQEDHIILSNDIRNLRAFADIICVSVSRALLDIEKDARKRLATEMHIATELQQQLLPINKEIPQIPGYELFFSSLSALEVAGDFVEVRQNSAGEFLGCVIDVMGKGVSAAILAGIFRSQFIAYSFRGGLLATFIEGVNQSLESQLGGATMFITAFIFKINPESHEVTYAAAGHPPALLFHANGAMDELVSTGPPMGLFPDIEYGQKQIQIAPGDRLIAVTDGLYEWTEGDDIFGWDAMVDWFSANHHLDSEALWSRLQTKMLQSRESQSLEQEDDETLLILTRQ comes from the coding sequence ATGCACCAAGAGACCGCACTTTACATCACTGAATTCACGCTCACCACAGATGTGAAGCAAGTTTCGACGATCCGTGATCGCTTCGTTAATTTTTTGAGTTCGCAAGGGCTGAATGAAAGTGAAAAGGACGGTTGGAAGTTAGTTTTTACCGAGCTCGTCAATAATGCCATTGAACACGGCAGTAGCGCGCACCCAGAGCGGAAGATCTACGTGCGCTGGTGGGCCACCATGAATTCGGTCTGGCTGGAAACCGAAGATGCTGGCGAAGGCCCTCCCAAAGAAGTGATCGACAACCCTTGCTTGCCGAAAGATCCACTCGCTGAAGGCGGCCGCGGCCTGTTTATTATTCAAGAATTTGCGGACCAATTTGACCACTGGTATAGCTCGCGCGGCTATATGGCTAAAATATGTAAGTCTTATAAGCGCTTGAATAACGTGCTGCCGTTAAATCCGGAGATGGATGCCATCTTAGACGAGCTCTCCGATTGCTATGAAAACTTATCACTGTTCGATCGGATGGCCGCGAACTTATTACAAGATGAACGAATCGATCAGTTTGTGCAGTCTGGGCTGAATATGTTTATGGATGCCCGTGATTATTCGGCGATTCACCTGGAACTCTATCAACCTAATAAAAATTCAATTTACCAATGGATCAGCTCAATTGAGTCCTACGGGCTCTTCGGACATATCAATGCAGACGCGCTGGAATCACTCCAACTGAATGACTCGATCAACTGGTCTCCCAAGCGTCGAAATTGCCCCTTCAGTCATGCTGAAACGTATCCCGTCGGGTTTTGCGTCCCCATGTATGTAGGCGACGAAATTGTTGGCTTAATCGCAGTCGGGTGCGAGCAGGAAGACCACATAATTCTGTCCAACGACATTCGTAATTTGCGGGCCTTTGCCGATATTATATGCGTCTCCGTCAGTCGTGCCTTATTGGATATTGAAAAGGATGCGCGCAAGCGGCTCGCCACGGAGATGCACATTGCGACGGAATTACAACAGCAACTCTTACCAATCAACAAAGAGATCCCGCAAATCCCAGGCTATGAACTCTTTTTTAGCAGCCTGAGCGCGTTGGAGGTGGCCGGGGATTTTGTAGAGGTCCGTCAAAACAGTGCTGGAGAGTTTTTAGGCTGCGTGATTGATGTGATGGGCAAGGGCGTCTCTGCAGCGATTTTGGCAGGAATATTCCGCAGTCAGTTTATCGCTTATTCATTCCGAGGAGGCCTCTTGGCGACTTTCATTGAGGGCGTCAATCAATCGCTGGAAAGTCAACTGGGTGGAGCGACCATGTTCATCACCGCTTTCATTTTTAAGATTAACCCCGAGTCACACGAAGTCACCTATGCGGCGGCGGGGCATCCGCCGGCCCTACTCTTCCACGCAAACGGTGCGATGGATGAACTCGTCTCCACAGGACCGCCGATGGGCCTGTTCCCCGATATCGAATATGGGCAGAAGCAAATTCAAATTGCTCCCGGAGATCGTTTGATTGCTGTGACCGACGGCCTCTATGAATGGACCGAAGGAGACGATATCTTTGGCTGGGACGCCATGGTGGATTGGTTTTCCGCCAACCACCATTTGGATTCCGAAGCGCTTTGGAGCCGTTTACAAACGAAGATGCTACAATCCCGCGAATCACAATCACTAGAGCAAGAGGATGACGAAACGCTCTTAATTTTAACACGTCAATAA
- a CDS encoding response regulator, whose translation MKKVLVVDDDIVMFRLFQVQVKRAGCDGYFFCDGKSALEQLEEIQPDLAVLDYNLPDLDGAELYKRIRDTAGLESIPIVFVTGSVQDEDLKAIKSLGADAVLSKPFSPRILQNLIKKLLNIG comes from the coding sequence ATGAAAAAAGTTTTAGTAGTCGATGATGACATTGTGATGTTCCGTCTCTTTCAAGTTCAAGTAAAACGAGCAGGCTGCGATGGCTATTTCTTTTGCGATGGAAAATCAGCCCTGGAGCAGTTGGAGGAAATACAGCCTGACCTTGCGGTCTTGGACTATAACCTCCCCGACCTGGATGGAGCAGAACTCTACAAACGTATTCGAGACACGGCAGGCTTAGAGAGTATTCCCATTGTTTTTGTAACTGGCTCGGTACAGGATGAAGATTTGAAGGCAATCAAATCACTCGGCGCAGATGCGGTGCTATCAAAACCCTTTAGTCCCCGCATTTTACAAAACCTCATCAAGAAGCTCTTGAACATCGGATGA